The Ananas comosus cultivar F153 linkage group 20, ASM154086v1, whole genome shotgun sequence region AGAGTGCATTTGCCTTAGGATAGTGCTTTGCACTCTTTCGGTCGCACAGTAAATCTGATTTCCATTATTTGTCCCAATTAAGTCCCTAGTGCTAAAAATGTTGTTAACTCCAATGGAAATTGCCGTGTGTTGTATTGATGTGGCAAATAATGGTCGGTGGTAATGTGATAATTTTCGTTCGAGTTAATGACAGTTTTAACGGCCAGGACTTAAttgaaacaaataataaatgttAGGACCTGATTTTAATAAGAAACGATTCGAGGCCGAAATAAAAGCTGGAAAAAAATTGGGAACCAACGGTGCAATTAACTCTTTAATTttggataaaatatttgaaaatttcttGAAATCTTACTTGCATGAACTTGTTGAGCGAAAATCAGTGTAAGAAGGCCAAAGCAAGTAGTCCAAGCCAATGCCATCTGTGTAAATTATTCAACCTACTGTTCTATTGAAGCTGTAATCATTTCATCTGTGTTAGTGACAAGGCACTTCAATATCATTAGAGGATACAAATGTATCCAAGATATTCAGTTTAAAGGCTAGCCAAATTGTATAATTCTAAACTATGATATAACTACAAAAACATCTACACACTCATCCATGCAAGTCATACAGGTAAAGTTGCAGTTTACATGTACATTCAATCctaaaattgaccaaaataatGAACAACATAACAATTGTTCGTATCAAATGGTTATTAATTTCTAATACCAGTAAATGTCACTTCACCTCGTTGATTTGCTTTTTTTGTTAGAGGTGTTGCGGAAATATTTAGAATCAACTAAATGACTCAATGGTGAAATTCTAATGTATTGCTCATAAGTTATAGGTTCTGTGACCACTTGGGAAATNtatatatatatatatagagtccggctggggtactatcgatagcaccaaggatttggtgctattgagttttccaccgttagatttaaccctctgACTATttctacccgttagattatactattcaaccaaccactcactcaaccctagggggcccacatcatcctaaccactcatttctcaatccaagggctaaaaaatcaataacacCAATagctttgtgctattgatagtatccagcctagttctatatatatatatatatatagaattatgctactatactatcaatagtaccaaccccttgatactattgagttttcgaccgttggatgaaaggatgtgcggttaggatgatagtggtccccggttaaattgatagtggtcccctagggttgagttggtggttggtttaatagtataatctaacgggtggaaatgatcaaagggtagatctaacggtagaaaactcaatagtaccaaggacttggtactatcgatagtatagtaaccggattcatatatatatatatatatatatatatatatatgaatccggttactatactatcgatagtaccaagtccttggtactattgagttttctaccgttagatctaccctttgatcatttccacccgttagattatactattaaaccaaccaccaactcaaccctaggggaccactatcaatttaaccggggaccactatcatcctaaccgcacatcctttcatccaacggtcgaaaactcaatagtatcaaggggttggtactattgatagtatagtagcataattctatatatatatatatatatagaactaggctggatactatcaatagcacaaagctATTGgtgttattgattttttagcccttggattgagaaatgagtggttaggatgatgtgggccccctagggttgagtgagtggttggttgaatagtataatctaacgggtagaaATAGTcagagggttaaatctaacggtggaaaactcaatagcaccaaatccttggtgctatcgatagtaccccagccggactctatatatatatatatatagagagagagagagagagagagagagagttgagctgaaatgctatcgatagcaaacgggctccgttgccacgcATTTGTTTttaatggagcctccaaatcgacgatcagtactgttgaacatgatctataccacttaaagtatctagaaaccaaatttcaaatcttttcgacatcattagcTTAAtcatcaaaggatttcaaaatttgtaattttaatagttgatataagacgttttcttgtttaattgcgtaaagatatctaaataaattaaattttcgttagaaaattctttaaattatttagaacaagatctatacttttgatcttgattacaagactcctatcatcactttttaaagaattttcattttcagccatttatttttatgtccacttgATTGACAAGTGAACAacatcaaaaaaatatgaaatttgatttctaaatgcttcaaatgatatagattatgttcaacgatgctgatcgtcgatttggagattccatcatcgaaacggagcccatttgctattgatagtattccagctcaactctctctctctctctctctctctctctctctctctatatatatatatatatatatatatatatacatatattactCAAACTAACATAAGTACCTTGTAGACAGCATAGGTATTTGTTACGGAATGACAGGTGATAATCTTCCATCTCCTCCTGATGTTGTGGCCCTCTACAAGAAGTATTTCATAGAAAAAATCAGAATTTACAGCCCTAACCCTGAGGTCCAAAACGCCCTCCAGTTGCAAGACCTCAAAGTCGCCGTCGGTGTCAGAAACGAAGACATACCCAACATCGCAGCTAACCAAACAGCGGCAGACAAGTGGGTGAGTACAAATATTTCGCCTTACAATGATTCAGGAATCCAGTATGTCGTGGTTGGCAACGAGGTCATAGGGAGCAACTTGGGAAAGTACGTAGCTCCAGCGATGGCGAACCTTCGCAACTCATTGAACTCTGTGAAACTAGTAGCTATTAGGGTGACGACGTCAGTCTACACTGGTGTCCTTAGCATGTCAAGTCCACCATCTCAGGGCACATTCTCTCCTAGTGTAGTTGATGACATGACAGCCATTGTGTCGTTCTTGAACAATCTGCCACCAGAGAACCCGCAACATGTGATAATGGTCAATGTTCACCCTTACTTTGCTTACGCCGCAGATCCAGAACACATCTCTCTCGAATATGCACTGTTCACAGCAACAAGTCCGGTCGTAAGAGATGGGAACTTGGATTACTATAATCTTTTCGACGCCATGGTTGATGCTTTTTATGCTGCTTTGGAGAAGATAGGAGGAGCTAGTATAGAGGTTGTGGTGTCGGAGACTGGCTGGCCATCAGCGGGCAATGGGAACTTTACAACAATTGAGCTTGCAAAGACGTATAACAAGAACTTTATGAACCATATTGCAAGTAGTGGGACCCCCAAAAGACCAAACATTAGTACCGTTGGATTCATATATGAAATGTTCAATGAAGACCAAAAGCCTGCAGGAGTGGAGCAGAACTTCGGATTGTTCTATCCAAGCGGACAACCCGTCTacaatatattttgatttgtaACTTGATTTTTAGAGCTTAACCTCATTTATCCTCTAGGAACAGAATAAGGTTTCATCTGATACATTGATGTAAGATGATTGGAATGATGAAATAAAAAGGTTTACATATCATATTAATTTTGCGACAAGTTCAGCTAGAATGCTTCTAGAATATGAAAAGGCATATTACTTCATTTTTGGGCATCGAAaccattaaacattatctaggtATTTGAACTTcatggaaactaaattttgtgttttttctttaaaatatgatttacaagtCTAATATTGAATTTAAGAATGCTATCCTATATTTCtacattttaagaaaattattcgATTCTATATATTCATTTTCTAGCCTCTTGATGAACTAGAAAATGACTTTTAAAtatcatgaaatttggtttcaagttcatatatattaatttgaatcaTCAGTTGCAAGAACTAAAGCAAAAGTATTAAGGCCTttttacttttagaagtatttaaGCTCAAATTCTTCTCTAAATACatttggattttaaaaacaatttattgattttgtacTAAAGTCCCAAGGGAGAGAGAACATTTTGAGTGAGTCAGAGAAGGAAAAAGTTGGGAGAGAGGAAGGAAGAAATGAATGAAAATGAGCAAAAGTATATTCCATAATGTCTTAAGTTCTTAAATCTAAGTTTCCAATATCAATAATGGCATTGTAATGCCGACGCTCCAAACACCGTCTCCTTGTGTGGAGCTGTAGATTGAAATTGCTTTTAGCTTTATCCTCAACAATggcatttaaattcaaatatgctAACATTTCCCCACCCTGTGCCTTATCTTCTCCATTGATAATCTACTTAGATAGTTCTCAGCTTGGTACCAAATCTCTGAGGTGTTTAGTCCTCCTATAAACAATGATTATAACCTCCTAAACTAAAACATCTTTTAAATACTACACTGAGATGTGTCATTCACTTCTCACTCCTCAATAGTAACTTCCCTCTGGAAAACAATTCGTTTacggaagaaaaaagaaaagaagaaagtttTAAGATTTAATTAAATCACAAAACTTTGCGTACCTTAAACCAGGATCATAAGATGGAAAGGCACGGCCTACTTAACTAGCATTCTCATGCCACTATTCGTTTTAATCGCTTATACAAAGATCCAAGATTAGTCTCACTCATTAACGCCGTGAAATGAAGTCCATCAATATTAATACGACAACAAATGTCAATTTAAACCAAAAGTGGCAAGCGAAGACCACAATTGAAGGATCAGTTTCTATCCATTTGCAAGCTACAAAGGTGAGGATTCATTGAATACGCATACCAGATGATTGTACAGTAAAAAGATTGAGCTTTACAGAATAAAACAAAGACAAAGCAAAGTAACAACACTCAACATATGCCCATTTCATACATAGTGCGACGGAGACGAACCTGAAGACGGTGTGCGCAGCTAAAAGAACCATCCCGTTTCTCCCTGCCGAGAATTAGAAAGAATCACCGGCTTCTTCCGCCCGTGGAACCGAAAAAATTGGCCATTTGGGGGGGAAAACCCGGATCTTGAAGCGGCGAATTAGGTCAAAGGAGCAGCGGAAGACGCCTCCTTTCGCCTATATCCCCTCTCCAGCTTCCCCAATTGCCATCTTTTTACAGCTAGGAAGCCCCCGAACACGAGCTGCATCACCGCGGCGACTCCGGCGAAGAGCAACCCCATCTTCTGCCCGAAATTGAGGTCCCTCCCGGGCGGCAGCAGCGCGGCGGGGACGCGGGGATGGTGGGGTGGTGGGAGGCGGAGGGGCGAGGCGGGGAGGCCGGAGGGCGCGGAATTGGTTTGCTTTGGGGGAGTACGAGGGGGAAAGAAAGGggagggggaaggggaaggggaaggggatagggggtcggcggcggcgagggcgagggtgagggtgaggattagggttagggttaggggtcGGGGGTTCGAGGAAGGGGGAAGGGTGgtgggattagggttagggtttccggCCATCGTCCGGGGGCGGGGCCTCCTTCGGAAGCGCGGAACCAcataaagaagaga contains the following coding sequences:
- the LOC109725590 gene encoding probable glucan endo-1,3-beta-glucosidase BG4, with product MALAWTTCFGLLTLIFAQQVHANSIGICYGMTGDNLPSPPDVVALYKKYFIEKIRIYSPNPEVQNALQLQDLKVAVGVRNEDIPNIAANQTAADKWVSTNISPYNDSGIQYVVVGNEVIGSNLGKYVAPAMANLRNSLNSVKLVAIRVTTSVYTGVLSMSSPPSQGTFSPSVVDDMTAIVSFLNNLPPENPQHVIMVNVHPYFAYAADPEHISLEYALFTATSPVVRDGNLDYYNLFDAMVDAFYAALEKIGGASIEVVVSETGWPSAGNGNFTTIELAKTYNKNFMNHIASSGTPKRPNISTVGFIYEMFNEDQKPAGVEQNFGLFYPSGQPVYNIF
- the LOC109725635 gene encoding classical arabinogalactan protein 9-like yields the protein MAGNPNPNPTTLPPSSNPRPLTLTLILTLTLALAAADPLSPSPSPSPSPFFPPRTPPKQTNSAPSGLPASPLRLPPPHHPRVPAALLPPGRDLNFGQKMGLLFAGVAAVMQLVFGGFLAVKRWQLGKLERGYRRKEASSAAPLT